The window CGGGCTCTGCCGTGCCCCCTCCCACGCCCGCCTCCTTCCACGTCTGGCTGCGCCGCGGCCGCTCCCCGGGGCCCGGGCTATAAGAGGCTCCGCCTGGGGCTGGCCGCCGCTGCTGGAGGCAGAAGGCGGCGGTGGCGAGAGGCTGCGGCCATGAAGTCCCCGCAAACCGAGAGCGCGGCCGGCCCAGGTGAGCGCAGCCGGCCCgggcccccagccagagccaccgtcggggctggcgggggggaagGAGGCGGCAGCCGCTGCGGGTTGCGGGGTCGGTGCCCTTCGCCTCCAGCCCCCAGGACAGGCTGGCACCGGGGCCGAGCGGTGTCCGCAGCCGCAGCGGGGAGCGCTCGGGGCAAACTGCCGTTACTGCCGGGAGCACAGGCGGCCGGGACCCGACTGAGGCTCGGCTGCTCCCGTCTTCCTCCGTTTCCCCGGTTTGTCCCGCTCTCTGCAGGGACATGGGGGGTGGCCGGTCTCTCTGTGGGGAGAAATGGGGGTGTCGCTGGGGGGGTGGCCTGTCTCTctgtgggggggagtgggggtgtcactggggagggggtgaccGGTCTCTCGGGGGGAAATGGGGGGTGTCGCTGGGGGGGGTGGCCGGTCTCtcggggggggagtgggggtgtcACTAGGGAGGGGGTGACTGGTCTCTCTGTGGGGAGAAATGGGGGGTGTCGCTGAGGGGGTGGTCGGTCTCTCTACGGGGAAATGGGGAGTGTCGCGGGGGGGGTGGTCGGTCTCTCGGAGGGGACGTGGGGGTGTCGCTGGGGGGGTGGCCGGTCTCtcggggggggaagtgggggtggcgctggggagggggtggccgGTCtctggggggggaagtgggggtgtCACCGGGGAGGGGGTGGCCGGTCTCTCTGGGGAGACGTGGGGGTATCGCTAAGGTGGTGACTCGGACTCACTCTTAGAGGGTCGGGGGGATTTTAAGGGTGTCCGTGTTTCTCGTTAGGCTCCGCTGACGGTCTCCCCCGCCCGGCCCCGGGCCCTGCCGCGCTGCGGGCGGATGCCGGGGAGCTGGCAGAGGTGCTGGGCGAGTTCGATGCCGTGATCGAAGACTTCTCCTCGCCCGTCAGCAAGCGCCACTTTCACTACGAGGAGCACCTGGCGCGGATGAAGCGGCGGAGCAGCGCCAGCGTCAGCGACTGCAGCGGCATGAGCGACTCCGAGAGTGAGACCCCCCCGCCCTTGCTctgccttccccagccctcccgcacgcttccccttccccagccctcctgcGCGGCGGGCAAGGGCAGCTGGCCTCCCGTTAGCGTCTCCTGcgccacatctgcatgcagttcAGTGTTGCTTTGGCTAGCAAAGCAGTTGTTTCTACAGCTTCCTGGGGGAGGAGCTTTCAGAGCTGACAGGTAAAAATAGCTTTAACTTCTAGGCACTTGACAGCTCTCCCCTCCCATCAGAAACCAGAACACTGCTTGGCTTTTTCCCCTGTCCTTGTATTTTGGTGTCTGGAACGTAATTCTTTTCAGCAGCGTTTCCGGAGAGATTGTCCCAGTTTCTATGATCTAAACTAAATGTACATTTCTTAAGAAACAGGTGTCTTATTGGTACATAAGGCAGAGATTATCTAGCACTATTTATACTGTTTACTTTTGTCCCCTGCTTGCCAGAAATTAAAACTATTATGCATTTAATTTTGCTGTCTTCTGCAAGCATTCCTTACTCTTTGTTTCTTCCATCAAACAGCTTGCTGAAGGTGACCTGCAGACAATGTTTTTAAATTAGATTTGTATCCTTTTTTGCCCTCCTTTTTATGATACATAAACAAATCCGGAAagatttatgtttttaaaataatgttcttATTATCTTTTCCCTCACAAATATCAAGAATGTCAAGTCTGGTCTTCCCTGGTTTTGTCTTTTTGGAAGTTGCAGACATTTCTTGTTAATTCTCACAGCTTAatttaggggtgggcaaacattttggaccgagggccacatctggatgggAAAATAGTATgcagggttggggtatgggagggggtgcactgtacaggaaggggctcagggcaagggattggggcagtggaggGGTGCGCGGTGTATgagagggctcagggaagggggttggggtgcaggagaggtacagactttgggagggggctcattggggtgcaagagaggtgcagggggctcagggcagggggttggggtgcacaggggtgcagggagctcagatcagggagttggggtacaggagaggtgTGAGGTGTATGAGGTGGcttagggaagggggttgggatgcaggatgtggcagggggctcagggcaaggggttgaggtgcacaagggtgcagcagggggctcagggcaggggtttggggtgcaggaggggtgtggggtgtacaaggggctcagggcagggagttggggtgcaaggtgcaggcagggggcttagggcagggagttgggaggtggggtgcaggaggggttcgagCTCCGGCCCGGCGCTGCTTACCTAAAGTgactccagggtggcagtggcacgcactggggccagggtaggctccctgcatgcctgccctgtccctggcccgcaccgctccaggaagcgctgtggcccctgggggaggtgaggcagagggctctgcatgcactgcccttgccatgcctccaggtaccacccctgaagctcccattggccgcggttctctgttcccgaccaatgggagctgcagggggcaaggCAATGCATGGAGCCCTGTGGCCTCCCACGCCAACCTGGGGGCCGAAGGGACATGGTGCCGGCAGCACTGCAGACCGGATccggcctgcaggccatagttttcccacccctgccttaACTGATCAATCATAAAGATGCAGACAAGGACAAAAGCCCATTTTTTTTTCCGTTGTGGTTTCCCTTAATGTTGATGATTGCTGGGGAGAATCTTGGTATGCTATACAAAAGTGAAAAGTCAAAGAGAAACACAATGGTACTTGGGGTGGATGAGGTCAGAGACTGGAAAATAAGGTGTTAGAGAAAAAAGAGTTCCAGCTGGCTGGTAGAAGATTATAGAGGCACTCCATTTTTTAGAAGCCAAAGACAATCCTAGTCCATTCTAGCAGGAAGACTCCTGATGACTTCATCCTGTAGTTAACTAAATATTTGCTAAACAAGAATGTTGTATTAAAAGTATTTTCACAAGAGGTTTATAGATATACTGGAAaccacttcctcctctcccttcagTGAATGGTGCTGTTTTCTGGTTTTGGAAGTTGCCGTTTTAAAGATAATTTAAATCACTAGTTCCAGTTTGAGTGCACAGTGCAGAAAGAGTGCTAATACTACAAAAAAGTATTAAATTAATACAGATAGCATACAGACAACATACAAGCAAAGGATATAGAATCAGGAATATCCAAAATCAAGGTAACTGAGCAATAAAGTTTAGCATATGTTTGTTAGCGttatgatttctttttaaaattatatatcttGGTTGTTCTTGTTTGTCAAGGAGAGTATACCAAAATTAATAGTAATTAGGAGGACTGAAAGAACCTGCTTTCCCATTAAAAAGCCATGGAATCAATGTTTAAGTTGTCATAAGTAAGtttaaccccctccccacacaaacagaacctattttttttaaattgctaacTTCCTCTCCTCAAAACAATTCCACAGAATTTGCCTTATAAAAACTTGTACTTTTTGATTTCCAGTGATTTCTAGTAATGAAACTGTTTCTTTCACTAAAATGGTAAATTGTGGCCAGATACTTAagtaatattaacaacaaagaggaaggaacacaagccaaaataggaaaagaatgGGTTAAAGTCTATTTAGACAAGTCAGATGTATTCATGTTGGCAGGACCTGATTAAATGAATGCTAGGGTACTTTGAGGAACTAGCTAAAACAACTTTGGAACTGTTAGTGATTCTTTTTAAGGAAAACATGGAGCATGGGTGAGATTccaagaggactggagaagggcaaacatagtacttgTCTTTAAAAaggcggagttgggggggagaGTCAGCCTAAAGTCAACACCTGGAAAGTTACTGGAACAAACaaccaatttgtaagcacctagaagataataggtTATAACAGGGGTtcacaaacttttgtattggtgaccccttccacatagcaagcctctgaatgtgaccctcttctttatatatttaacaccataataaatgttggaggcagcatgaggtttggggtggaggctgacagcttctGACCTCTCATGTAAGAACCTCATGACACTCTAAGGGATCCCAACACCCAGTTTGAGATCCCCTGGGTTAAAGTAATAGCGAGCATtaatttgtcaagaaaaaatcatgccgaaccaacctaatttccttttttgacagggtTCCTGGTCTTGTGGGTAGGGGGAAGCTGTAAATATtacatatcttgattttagtaaggcttttgacacagtcccacaatctcacaagcaaactagggaaatgtgatctgggtgaaattactataaggtgggctcAAAACTGTCTGAAAGACCATATTTGGAGTAGtaatcaatggtttgctgtcaaatcaGAGGGTATATCTAGCAGAGTTCTGCAGGGTCTGTTACTACTCAATATTGTCATTAACGTCAGATAATGAGTGGAGAGGATGCTTATAAATGGTGATaacaccaggctgggaggggttggaagcactttggaggacaggattagaattcaaaatgactttgcaagttgcagaattggtctgaaatccacaagatgaaattcaataaaggtaaGTGCCCAGTATTACACTGaagtagaaaaaaatcaaatgcagaactacaaaatggggaataactggctagatagCAGTACTGAAGAAAAAGATCCGGGGCTTATAGCAGACACAaagtgaatatgagtcaacaatgtgatgcagttgcaaaaaaggctaatattctggggtgtattaacaagagtggTGTAAGTAAGACATGAGCTAATTGTCCTGTCCTGCTTGATACTCGTGAGGCCTctactggagtactgtgtccagttctggaaacCACACTTCAAGAAAGACATGAATGAATTTAAGAGTCCAGAAGAacgcaacaaaaataataaaaggtttagaaaacttgacctgtgaggaaaagttaaaaaaactggacatgtttagtattgagaaaagaagactgagagaccTGCtaagtcttcaaatacattaagggctgttataaagaggatgatgatcaattgttctccatgtccactgaagataggacaagaagtaatgggcttaatcttcagaaaaagagatttaggttagatattaggaaaaaactttctaatgaTGAGGGTATTAAGCTTgccagggagattgtggaatccccatttttaagaacaggttagaacaGGGATTGGTAACCTTTGGCACACGACCTGCCAGGGCTGGGCCCGTTTGTTttcctgctgcgtccacaggttcagccgatcatggctcccactggccgcggtttgccactccaggcccatgggggctgcgggaagtggcacgggccaagggatgtgctgtctCCTGCTTCCCacagaccccattggcctggagcggcaaaccgcagccattaggagccgcgatcagccggacctgcggacgcggcaggtaaacaaactggcccagcccaccagcgtgcttaccctggcaggctgcatgccaaaggttgccagtccctgctctaattcatttaaaaaaaaaattctccaccaTTTTCAGATTTATTGCAAGCCTGCAGTCAGGTACTTCAGTTTACTTAGAGACCTGTCTATACTGGTATGTTCTGCCTGGATTCTTTTTTCTTGACTCTCTGATCTAGTTCTCATAAAAATACCCAGCaaaacttgtttctctttctGAAGACATCATTTAATATAGTAAACCCCTCTCCAAACCTCCCTGTACCATTTTTAGGAAATCGGAGATGAATGGCAGTTTTTAATAAAGAGGGTCTTTCATACCAGAGAGAGGCTCAAATATCAGATGTAAACATAAATCCAGTTACATTCCCCTTGTCTTTCATAACTCCTCTTACTACATGTGTTAATTTCCAAGCTATTTCTATTCAAACAGGCTTCTTCCCTCAGCCCAGCTTTTCTTCTAACTTGATCTTAGTGAAGTTGAGGTTGTAGTGACCTCACTATTCCCGTGGCAACACTTACGTTAAACGTAGCTGGGCTGTGTGGGGACAAATTCTTAAAACACAAatctgcaacaacaacaaaagaaatgcTGACAGTGTTTTTTCTGAACTGCTTTTGCTGAAAAATGTAATTCGTATAAACTCTCTCCATCGTTATAAATCTGTCAATTCCACAGCCATTACTCTGTGTATAAGAGCTACAGGATCATATTTTTATGGCGTGATCCTACAAGTGCTTTTTATGGGCCATTGTACAATGAATAAGGTTGAGATTTTGTCTCAGTTAGTTTTAGTAAAAGTCCCAGACAGGTtgcgggcaataaacaaaaattcatggaagcgtGTGACCTGTCtgggacttttactaaaaataatgagggggaaggggtgccTATAGTGGCTGATAGCTGTGAGGACCCCACCATGGCTGACTGCTGTGGAACTCGCAGCTCATAGCTCTGGAGTCCCTGCCAACTAAGAGCTGTGGGGCCCCTGCTGCCCACAGtggctgacagctccagcccaatgcctggggctgaagcagaaaatgtcacagatCTCTGAAAGTCACAaaatccatgacctctgtgacaaaatcttatccTTACCCATGAACCACAGTTGGCTTACACCAAGATTTAACCAAAGGGCCACTAATTTTTGTGTACTTCAGTTTTGGGGTGTCCAACCTGAGACATTTTGGGCTGATTGTCAAAGGTGCTGAGCCATTCTGACAGCTGTTAATGGGGACTGCAAGTACTCAGCATGCACAGGCTGGGTATACCAAATCTGAGCTGCCCAAAATCAGTGGCACTTCTCAAAAATTGTGAGTCTAGTGTTTGCCAGGGTCAGGTTCAAAGATGGAAAGACACACAATGTAGTTACAGCAAATTTTGCACTATTGATCTACTTTAACATTCAATGTAACTGGCAACAAATGCCCTCtgaaaactactgttttgtagtaGGATGTGTAAATCCATTCCTCtttctacagcaggggtcagcaacctctgatacgtggcttgccagggtaagcaccctggcgggctgggccagtttgtttacctgccgcgtcagcaggttcagccgattgtggctcccactggccacggttcaccatcccaggccgatgggggtggcgggaagccacagccagcacatgcctcagcccgtgccacttcccgcagcccccattggcctgggacagcgaaccatggccagtgggagctgcaatcggccgaacctgccaatgcggcaggtaaacaaattggcccggcccaccagggtgcttaccctggcaagccgtgtgccagaagttgccgacccctgacctagaacAATGGGCTCTAGACCCTACTATAATACAAAGAATTCTGACAGGAACAAACATTAATCAAGATCTTaggcctagatccacaaaggaactTAGGCACATCAAGTCCCAGTTTTAACTCAACTGGGTCTGTGCTGGCACTCATGACACAACTGGTGGCTTAGTGCCATATCAAAACTCAATTCTTTATTCCCCATAGTAATAAAGGGGACATATATTGATTAGTTGCTGAACTACCAGGATAAATAGTACCTAATGTTTCAGCTTGAAGCCCTCAGTAGGGTCAAAGAACAAGTATAAAAGCTCCAGGCATTAGGTAGTTGTTCGTGTAAAGCTGGTGCTTACAGTAAAACTTCTTAGGTCAGGTCTATCCTACAAACTTTTTCCAGCATAGCTCTGTTGGTCATGAGTAGGATGATTTGTGACTGAtatagctgtgccagcaaaagctTCTAGTGCAGATCCAGTTATGTTAATAGAACTGCTTTTTTGCTGGTATCTGGTATAGTTTGTTTCACTTGGTGGTTGGGTGGGACTGGAATAAACTATGCTGGCAAAAGCACaattttgctggtataagctgcatccacactaagaGTTCTTTGCCGGTACAGCACACCACTATTGCTATATTAGCAAAATAAttctagtgtagaccatgcctatctctgctttcattttacTT of the Gopherus flavomarginatus isolate rGopFla2 chromosome 1, rGopFla2.mat.asm, whole genome shotgun sequence genome contains:
- the RGCC gene encoding regulator of cell cycle RGCC, with the translated sequence MKSPQTESAAGPGSADGLPRPAPGPAALRADAGELAEVLGEFDAVIEDFSSPVSKRHFHYEEHLARMKRRSSASVSDCSGMSDSESADSLYRNSFSFSDEKLNSPTMSVPTPTLPSPAITPCKAKLGDTKELEDFIADLDRTLASM